The following proteins are co-located in the Pseudoalteromonas sp. N1230-9 genome:
- the narI gene encoding respiratory nitrate reductase subunit gamma — translation MSYLNTFFFGIYPYIALAVFVIGSVIRYDREQYTWKTGSSQLLESKKLKQGSRAFHIGIIMVLLGHFVGLLTPAEIWHVFGIEAGHKQLIAMTLGGVFGLICFYGLTILIKRRLFEPRIRATSSNMDIAILLLLYVQLILGLLSIFVSANHLDGTEMLLLMSWAQNIVTFDLTEATAAITQVHWIYKLHVALGMTLFVVFPFSRLVHIASVPVQYLSRNYQVVRSKS, via the coding sequence ATGAGTTATTTAAACACCTTTTTCTTTGGGATTTATCCCTACATCGCCTTAGCCGTGTTTGTTATTGGCTCGGTAATACGTTACGACCGAGAACAGTACACATGGAAAACAGGCTCAAGCCAACTACTTGAAAGTAAAAAGCTCAAACAAGGCAGCCGCGCATTCCATATTGGTATCATTATGGTATTGCTTGGTCACTTTGTTGGCTTACTGACACCTGCAGAAATCTGGCATGTGTTTGGTATTGAAGCAGGTCACAAGCAACTCATTGCCATGACACTCGGCGGTGTGTTTGGTTTGATTTGTTTTTACGGCCTAACCATTTTAATCAAACGCCGTCTATTTGAACCGCGTATTAGAGCCACAAGCAGCAATATGGATATTGCAATTTTACTGCTGTTATACGTGCAATTAATTTTAGGTTTATTATCAATTTTTGTCTCAGCAAACCATTTAGACGGTACAGAAATGCTGCTACTAATGAGCTGGGCACAAAACATTGTGACCTTTGATTTAACCGAAGCCACTGCAGCAATTACACAAGTTCATTGGATTTATAAACTGCATGTTGCACTCGGCATGACATTATTTGTGGTATTCCCATTTAGTCGCTTAGTTCATATTGCCAGCGTACCAGTACAATACTTAAGCCGTAACTACCAAGTGGTTCGTAGCAAATCTTAA
- a CDS encoding DUF342 domain-containing protein translates to MFKLAHNGNILLDVHEHSPPSAAFIIEALEKSSFCECRVDHDAINNFFKTDMKERTLVVASKHDASLEITLSDDKMLATGELTLAEGGTIMSLENAKKELIKAGVARGYKQAYLEKLLQQQLELPAGEKVKGVVAKGRLPVDGQPSKLVPQVETLKDRLKKPTLREDGTVDMRDFGKLASVEPGVLLVKQIPATPGKEGFTVTGDVLPAKAGESSALVAGEGTEISKNNPLELVSAISGVPVDIANGMRVDDIFTIADVNVKSGHVDFEGSVIVTHNVEPGMRINAKGDITVMGTVESGHLSAIGDITIKQGVIGHQLDDKTLSCNIISQGDIHLSHGQYSYLEANNIIIERQSSHCIMKAKKLLQVGQEDNPQGKLFGGEILDAQIILAGEIGNESGAKMVVNLAASGADVTAETDQCLKDLAQTDSQLDTLQEAIEKADQVKDAEKKKLLLAKIGATQNHYCQQAEQLEKKLSSLEHHLHDLLEDAELVVNKALHSGVEIHIFDKVLRTNRQYPPCKVKLEENKIEVEFKTS, encoded by the coding sequence GTGTTTAAGCTGGCTCATAACGGAAACATCTTATTGGATGTTCATGAACACTCACCACCTAGTGCTGCCTTTATCATTGAGGCACTAGAGAAGTCATCTTTCTGTGAATGCAGAGTGGATCATGATGCCATCAACAACTTTTTCAAAACCGATATGAAAGAGCGTACGCTTGTTGTTGCTTCAAAGCATGATGCAAGCCTCGAAATAACACTCAGTGATGACAAAATGCTGGCTACAGGCGAGTTAACCCTTGCCGAAGGTGGCACAATCATGAGCCTAGAAAACGCCAAAAAAGAGCTAATCAAAGCAGGTGTCGCACGTGGTTATAAACAAGCCTACTTAGAAAAGCTATTGCAACAACAACTTGAGCTTCCTGCGGGAGAAAAGGTAAAAGGTGTCGTAGCAAAAGGCCGTTTACCTGTTGATGGGCAGCCATCTAAGCTAGTACCACAAGTTGAAACATTAAAAGACCGATTGAAAAAGCCAACACTGCGCGAAGATGGCACCGTTGATATGCGCGACTTTGGTAAATTAGCCAGTGTTGAACCGGGTGTATTATTGGTAAAACAAATTCCCGCGACCCCTGGTAAAGAGGGATTTACCGTCACTGGCGATGTGCTACCCGCAAAAGCAGGTGAAAGCAGCGCACTTGTTGCAGGCGAAGGCACAGAGATTTCAAAAAATAACCCACTAGAATTAGTTTCGGCAATTTCAGGCGTGCCAGTGGATATTGCTAATGGCATGCGTGTCGATGATATTTTCACTATTGCTGACGTAAACGTTAAAAGTGGTCATGTTGATTTTGAAGGAAGTGTTATTGTCACTCACAATGTCGAACCTGGCATGCGTATAAATGCCAAAGGTGATATTACAGTGATGGGAACAGTTGAATCTGGTCATCTATCAGCTATTGGCGATATAACCATTAAGCAAGGTGTGATTGGTCATCAGCTCGATGATAAAACGCTATCATGTAATATTATTAGCCAAGGTGATATTCACCTATCACACGGCCAATATAGTTACTTAGAAGCCAATAATATTATTATAGAGCGCCAATCGAGCCACTGTATCATGAAAGCCAAAAAGCTGTTGCAAGTTGGCCAAGAAGATAACCCGCAAGGTAAGTTATTTGGCGGAGAAATCCTCGATGCGCAAATAATTCTTGCTGGTGAAATTGGCAACGAATCAGGGGCTAAAATGGTTGTAAACCTTGCCGCATCAGGCGCCGATGTGACAGCAGAAACCGACCAATGTTTAAAAGACCTCGCACAAACAGACTCTCAGCTTGATACATTGCAAGAAGCCATTGAAAAAGCAGATCAAGTCAAAGATGCTGAAAAGAAAAAGCTTTTACTCGCAAAAATAGGCGCGACACAAAACCATTATTGTCAACAAGCCGAACAATTAGAGAAAAAGCTATCAAGCTTAGAACACCATCTGCATGACTTACTCGAAGATGCCGAATTGGTCGTGAATAAAGCGCTTCACTCAGGAGTCGAAATTCATATTTTTGACAAAGTATTACGAACTAATCGCCAATACCCGCCTTGTAAAGTGAAGCTGGAAGAAAATAAAATCGAAGTTGAGTTCAAAACAAGTTAA
- the narJ gene encoding nitrate reductase molybdenum cofactor assembly chaperone encodes MQVLSVFSHLLDYPTPELIQAKDELISTLKQSSLTEQNQRAVCAFITSQCEKDILDWQAEYDGLFERGRALGLWLFEHVHGESRDRGQAMVDLVEQYKQAGLELSQNELPDYIPLFLEFLATQGEANAQSWLVEVDHIFGLLLCRLEKRESDYSLLFSSLLELAQSDLDLDALRKQINGEKRDDTKQAIDKEWEEEAITFGAQDATNCPSSVNRPDESQRKDQYVPVSWTDFNQEAS; translated from the coding sequence ATGCAAGTTTTAAGTGTATTTTCTCATTTACTTGATTATCCAACTCCTGAGCTTATACAAGCGAAAGATGAGCTAATCAGTACCCTTAAACAAAGTTCACTAACAGAACAAAATCAACGTGCTGTCTGTGCTTTTATCACTTCACAATGTGAAAAAGACATACTCGACTGGCAAGCCGAGTATGACGGATTATTTGAACGTGGACGCGCGCTTGGTCTGTGGCTTTTTGAACATGTTCACGGCGAAAGCCGTGACCGTGGTCAAGCCATGGTCGACTTAGTAGAGCAATACAAACAGGCTGGTTTAGAGTTAAGTCAAAATGAACTACCTGACTACATCCCCCTGTTTTTAGAATTCTTAGCAACCCAAGGCGAAGCAAATGCTCAGTCTTGGCTGGTCGAAGTAGACCATATTTTTGGCCTGCTACTATGCCGTCTTGAAAAACGAGAAAGTGACTACTCATTACTCTTTTCAAGCCTGTTAGAGCTTGCCCAGAGTGATTTAGATCTCGATGCATTACGCAAGCAAATCAACGGTGAAAAACGCGATGATACGAAACAAGCCATTGATAAAGAGTGGGAAGAAGAAGCCATAACTTTTGGTGCACAAGATGCAACCAACTGCCCAAGCTCAGTCAATCGCCCTGACGAATCTCAGCGCAAAGATCAATATGTTCCAGTTAGCTGGACTGACTTTAATCAAGAAGCCAGTTAA
- the spoT gene encoding bifunctional GTP diphosphokinase/guanosine-3',5'-bis pyrophosphate 3'-pyrophosphohydrolase yields the protein MYLFEGLKKKISEYLSPADIELVQKAYVVAREAHEGQTRSSGEPYITHPVEVTQILAGMHLDHETLMAALMHDVIEDTDFSQQDLAEIFGDTVAELVEGVSKLDKLSFKDKKEFQAENYRKMIMAMTQDIRVILIKLADRTHNMRTLGALRPDKRRRIARETLEIYAPIANRLGIHDIKNELEDLGFQALYPMRHRALKSEVVKARGNRKEVISNIKSEIEARLEEAGIDATISGREKHLYSIYKKMLNKELSFNEVMDIYAFRINVDSMDTCYRVLGVAHNLYKPIETRFKDYIAVPKTNGYQSLHTSLVGPHGIPVEIQIRTHDMDHMADKGVAAHWMYKKAGDSAGHTAQQRARQWMQSLLELQQSAGSSFEFVENVKTELFPEEIYVFTPDGRIVELPMGATAVDFAYAVHTDVGNTCVGARVNRKPHPLSKALDTGQTVEVITSSGAHPNATWLNFVVTGKARLGIRNYLKSQQHEEAMLLGRRLLDSALGEHKLDDIPDENIQRVLTEHELNTVLELLVEIGSGNLMSVLIAKRLVQEETDDLNDIAKKAKATIIGTEGMLVNYSKCCRPVPGDAITAHISQGKGLTVHRQECKNIRGWEKERSKYLVVKWDDNPEKEYIAALRIEIINHQGALAKLTNVVASTQANIVEIATDEKESNLYMIDLGITVKNRVHVANIMRRIRVMPDVQRVYRKK from the coding sequence TTGTATCTTTTTGAAGGTCTGAAAAAGAAAATTTCCGAATATTTGTCGCCTGCTGATATAGAGCTGGTACAAAAAGCCTACGTGGTAGCTCGTGAAGCCCACGAAGGGCAAACTCGCTCAAGCGGCGAGCCCTACATTACCCACCCCGTCGAAGTGACACAAATTCTTGCTGGTATGCATTTAGATCACGAAACACTCATGGCAGCCCTGATGCATGATGTGATTGAAGATACCGATTTTAGTCAACAAGATTTAGCCGAAATATTTGGTGATACTGTCGCCGAACTAGTAGAAGGGGTAAGTAAGCTCGATAAGCTCAGCTTTAAAGATAAAAAAGAATTCCAAGCTGAAAATTATCGCAAAATGATTATGGCCATGACTCAAGATATTCGTGTTATCTTGATCAAGCTTGCTGACCGAACACATAATATGCGCACTTTAGGCGCACTTCGTCCCGACAAACGCCGTCGTATTGCCCGCGAAACACTCGAAATTTATGCGCCAATCGCTAACCGTTTAGGTATTCATGATATTAAAAATGAACTGGAAGATTTAGGCTTTCAGGCACTCTACCCAATGCGTCATCGTGCTTTAAAATCTGAAGTGGTAAAAGCTCGCGGTAATCGAAAAGAAGTCATCAGTAACATTAAAAGTGAAATTGAAGCACGCTTAGAAGAAGCAGGTATCGACGCCACTATTTCAGGTCGCGAAAAACACCTCTACAGCATTTACAAAAAGATGCTTAATAAAGAGCTGTCGTTTAATGAAGTGATGGATATTTATGCGTTTCGCATTAACGTAGATAGCATGGATACCTGTTATCGCGTGTTAGGTGTTGCTCATAACCTTTACAAGCCAATCGAAACCCGCTTTAAAGATTACATTGCGGTGCCAAAAACCAATGGTTATCAATCACTTCATACTTCATTAGTTGGCCCACATGGTATTCCTGTTGAGATTCAAATTCGTACCCACGACATGGATCATATGGCCGACAAAGGGGTTGCCGCTCATTGGATGTATAAAAAAGCCGGTGATAGCGCAGGCCATACCGCACAGCAACGTGCACGCCAATGGATGCAAAGCTTACTGGAGCTTCAGCAAAGTGCAGGCTCGTCTTTTGAGTTTGTTGAAAACGTTAAAACAGAGCTATTCCCTGAAGAAATTTATGTATTTACCCCTGATGGCCGAATTGTAGAGCTGCCTATGGGCGCAACGGCTGTTGACTTTGCCTATGCGGTTCATACTGATGTTGGTAATACTTGTGTTGGAGCTCGCGTAAACCGTAAGCCTCACCCACTGAGCAAAGCGCTTGATACGGGTCAAACCGTGGAAGTGATAACCAGCTCAGGCGCACATCCTAATGCGACATGGCTAAACTTTGTCGTCACTGGAAAAGCGCGCCTTGGTATTCGTAATTACCTGAAGAGCCAGCAACACGAAGAAGCAATGTTACTTGGCCGTCGATTACTGGATTCAGCCCTTGGCGAACATAAACTGGATGATATTCCAGACGAGAACATTCAACGCGTCCTAACAGAGCATGAGCTAAATACTGTTCTAGAGTTACTTGTTGAAATTGGTTCTGGCAATCTAATGAGTGTACTTATCGCAAAACGTCTAGTACAAGAAGAAACCGACGACTTAAACGATATCGCTAAGAAAGCCAAAGCAACCATCATCGGTACCGAAGGCATGTTAGTTAACTACTCTAAATGCTGTCGCCCTGTACCAGGAGATGCTATCACTGCTCATATCAGTCAAGGTAAGGGCCTTACCGTTCACCGCCAAGAATGTAAAAACATTCGCGGTTGGGAGAAAGAACGCTCTAAATACTTGGTTGTGAAATGGGATGACAACCCAGAAAAAGAATACATTGCAGCCCTTCGGATTGAGATAATTAATCATCAGGGTGCACTCGCTAAACTTACCAATGTTGTGGCTTCAACCCAAGCAAACATTGTCGAGATAGCAACCGACGAAAAAGAAAGTAATTTATACATGATAGACTTAGGCATTACAGTGAAAAATCGTGTTCACGTTGCCAATATCATGCGTCGCATTCGTGTGATGCCTGATGTACAGCGAGTCTATCGTAAAAAGTAA
- the gmk gene encoding guanylate kinase gives MAQTRGNLFILSAPSGAGKSSLISALLNKHSDMKVSVSHTTRSPRPGEENGVHYHFVSVEEFKALIDKNDFFEWAQVFDNYYGTSKKAIETQLDAGIDVFLDIDWQGAQQIRKLVDDVETIFILPPSKEELESRLNNRGQDSAEVIAGRMAKAQSETSHYNEYDYVVVNDDFDTALAEIETIVMAKRLSLKSQTIRHQELLNALLK, from the coding sequence ATGGCGCAAACTCGCGGAAATTTATTTATCTTATCGGCCCCTTCAGGTGCAGGTAAATCAAGCTTAATTAGTGCATTACTAAACAAACACAGCGATATGAAGGTATCGGTTTCACACACAACGCGTTCACCTCGCCCTGGCGAAGAAAACGGTGTGCATTATCATTTTGTGTCGGTTGAGGAGTTTAAAGCACTGATTGACAAGAATGATTTCTTTGAATGGGCGCAAGTTTTCGATAATTATTACGGCACCTCTAAAAAAGCGATTGAAACTCAGCTCGACGCTGGCATTGATGTATTTTTAGATATCGATTGGCAAGGTGCTCAGCAAATCCGCAAATTAGTGGATGATGTTGAAACCATCTTCATTCTTCCGCCGTCTAAAGAAGAGCTTGAATCACGTTTAAATAACCGTGGTCAAGACTCTGCTGAGGTAATCGCTGGCAGAATGGCAAAGGCACAATCTGAAACATCCCACTATAATGAATATGATTATGTGGTTGTGAATGATGACTTTGATACTGCGCTTGCTGAAATCGAAACAATTGTAATGGCAAAACGTTTGTCACTCAAAAGCCAAACTATTCGCCATCAAGAATTATTGAACGCCTTACTTAAATAA
- a CDS encoding RidA family protein, which produces MNKSFISTDNAPAAIGTYSQAVKVGTAVYLSGQIPLVPETMEVISEDFTEQTHQVFKNLTAVCQAAGGQIQDMVKVNIFLTDLSNFAIVNDVMSQYFKQPYPARAAIGVRALPKGVQVEIDGIMELPSTN; this is translated from the coding sequence ATGAACAAATCTTTTATTTCTACTGATAATGCACCTGCTGCAATTGGCACTTACAGCCAAGCTGTTAAAGTAGGCACGGCCGTTTATTTATCAGGCCAAATTCCACTTGTACCAGAAACAATGGAAGTGATTTCAGAAGACTTTACTGAGCAAACTCATCAAGTATTTAAAAATTTAACGGCTGTATGTCAAGCTGCCGGCGGCCAAATTCAAGACATGGTTAAGGTTAATATCTTCTTAACTGACCTATCTAATTTCGCGATTGTTAACGACGTGATGAGCCAATACTTCAAACAACCTTACCCAGCACGTGCAGCAATTGGTGTTCGTGCATTACCAAAAGGTGTACAAGTCGAGATTGATGGCATTATGGAGCTACCTTCTACAAACTAA
- a CDS encoding peptidylprolyl isomerase, producing MINVNQHTISETQILNEMQYHPADDHRAAMVEAAQSLIIGELLQQRAQALNINLDTHASDTDEQRQNKLLEKLIVAEVQLPRASATECEHYYQQNKTKFTTPPLIAAKHILLAAPSSDEKARSNALNQAESLLSALSEGASFSELAQQNSKCDSAQLGGQLGQITKGQTVSEFERQVFSAEVGLIAHPIETRFGYHLVYVDHKEPGLQLPFEAVKSRIEDYLNKKVERKAIAQYIQLLIADADIEGFDFNVSSSPLVQ from the coding sequence ATGATTAACGTTAATCAACATACTATTAGCGAAACACAAATTCTTAATGAAATGCAGTATCACCCAGCCGACGATCATCGCGCTGCAATGGTAGAAGCAGCACAGAGTTTGATCATTGGCGAATTGTTACAACAACGCGCACAAGCGCTAAATATCAATCTAGATACGCACGCTTCAGACACCGACGAGCAACGCCAAAATAAATTGCTCGAAAAACTCATCGTAGCAGAAGTGCAATTACCCCGTGCTAGTGCGACTGAGTGCGAACATTATTATCAACAAAATAAAACAAAATTCACCACTCCCCCACTGATTGCAGCAAAACATATTTTACTTGCAGCACCAAGTAGTGATGAAAAGGCGCGCAGCAATGCGCTTAATCAAGCTGAAAGCCTACTAAGTGCACTTTCTGAAGGCGCTTCTTTTAGTGAGCTTGCACAGCAAAATTCAAAATGTGATTCAGCTCAATTAGGTGGCCAACTTGGTCAAATAACAAAAGGGCAGACCGTCAGTGAGTTTGAACGCCAAGTATTCAGTGCTGAGGTTGGCTTAATTGCTCACCCTATTGAAACCCGCTTTGGTTATCACCTTGTTTATGTTGACCATAAAGAGCCTGGGCTACAGCTGCCTTTTGAAGCCGTGAAGTCACGTATTGAGGACTACCTGAATAAGAAAGTAGAGCGCAAAGCCATAGCGCAATATATCCAACTATTAATTGCTGACGCCGATATTGAAGGCTTCGACTTTAATGTCAGCAGCAGTCCGCTTGTACAATAA
- the rpoZ gene encoding DNA-directed RNA polymerase subunit omega, whose translation MARVTVEDAVDAIGNRFDLILVAARRARQIAVGGKDPLVDAENDKPTVIALREIEKGLVDSSSMDLIDREEQQHQEAAEMAAVAAIVGGNQ comes from the coding sequence ATGGCTCGCGTAACTGTTGAAGATGCAGTAGATGCAATTGGTAATCGTTTTGACTTAATTTTAGTTGCGGCTCGTCGTGCCCGCCAAATCGCAGTAGGTGGTAAAGATCCACTTGTTGATGCTGAAAATGACAAACCGACAGTCATTGCTTTACGTGAAATTGAAAAAGGGTTAGTTGACAGCTCTTCAATGGACTTAATTGACCGTGAAGAACAACAACACCAAGAAGCCGCTGAAATGGCTGCTGTTGCTGCTATCGTTGGTGGTAACCAATAA